The following are from one region of the Paenibacillus protaetiae genome:
- the coaE gene encoding dephospho-CoA kinase (Dephospho-CoA kinase (CoaE) performs the final step in coenzyme A biosynthesis.) — protein MKIGLTGGIATGKSTIARMLVEQGAYLVDADQVAREVVLPGEPALEAIASLFGQAVLQEDGSLNRQALGSIVFQDRALLAKLESITHPAIRKRMQERIHSYLAQNPGGLAVADVPLLYETGQEALYDGIMVAYVPEQLQLERLMARNAMPKEEAQRRIRLQMDIEEKKRRADWVIDNSGSLEDTRRQLELFWTSQVLS, from the coding sequence ATGAAGATCGGACTTACCGGCGGAATCGCCACAGGCAAAAGCACCATTGCCCGCATGCTGGTGGAGCAAGGGGCTTATTTGGTGGACGCTGACCAGGTTGCAAGAGAAGTCGTTCTTCCCGGCGAACCGGCATTGGAGGCTATCGCCTCCTTATTCGGACAAGCTGTGCTGCAAGAGGACGGATCCTTAAACCGGCAAGCGCTCGGATCTATTGTATTTCAAGACCGCGCGCTGCTTGCCAAGCTGGAAAGTATTACTCACCCGGCTATCCGGAAACGGATGCAGGAACGTATACATAGTTATTTGGCGCAAAATCCCGGGGGGCTGGCTGTGGCCGATGTGCCGCTTCTTTATGAGACGGGGCAAGAGGCGTTGTATGACGGCATTATGGTTGCCTATGTGCCGGAACAGCTTCAGCTTGAACGGTTGATGGCGCGCAACGCGATGCCAAAGGAAGAAGCGCAGCGGCGCATCCGTCTGCAGATGGACATCGAAGAGAAAAAGCGCCGTGCCGATTGGGTCATTGACAATAGCGGCAGCCTGGAGGATACCAGGCGCCAGCTGGAGCTTTTCTGGACAAGCCAGGTGCTGTCATGA
- the ytaF gene encoding sporulation membrane protein YtaF, protein MLAHTTSLLLLAFAVSIDGFGVGITYGLRRIRIPLLSVFIIACCSGIIIWLSMQAGTYISGFLSPVAAKDIGACLLFVIGGWALIQSIRRKQSGKDAEDDLPVETRAAERAAHPVLVMMVELKRLGLVIQILRTPQAADVDRSGTISASEALMLGFALSLDAFGAGFGAAMLGLPPFITALAIAAASAFFLLGGMGFGFHFSKWKGMQALSLLPGIMLIIIGMLKLLN, encoded by the coding sequence GTGCTGGCGCATACAACCTCGCTGCTGCTGCTTGCTTTTGCCGTCAGTATCGATGGATTTGGCGTTGGAATTACGTACGGGTTAAGGCGGATACGTATTCCGCTGCTATCGGTGTTTATTATTGCATGCTGCTCCGGTATTATTATTTGGCTGTCGATGCAGGCCGGTACTTATATTTCCGGTTTTTTGTCGCCGGTTGCGGCCAAGGATATCGGTGCCTGCCTGTTGTTTGTGATCGGGGGCTGGGCGCTTATTCAGTCGATCCGGCGCAAACAAAGCGGCAAAGATGCGGAAGATGACCTTCCTGTAGAAACGAGAGCAGCGGAACGTGCGGCACATCCTGTTTTGGTCATGATGGTTGAGCTGAAGCGGCTTGGCCTTGTGATTCAAATTTTACGGACGCCGCAGGCTGCAGACGTAGACCGGTCGGGGACAATCTCCGCATCGGAAGCGCTGATGCTTGGTTTTGCGCTGTCGCTGGACGCCTTTGGCGCCGGATTCGGCGCAGCGATGCTTGGGCTGCCGCCGTTTATTACGGCGCTTGCGATTGCGGCTGCCAGCGCGTTTTTTTTGCTGGGGGGCATGGGGTTCGGCTTTCATTTTTCCAAATGGAAAGGAATGCAGGCTTTGTCTCTGCTGCCGGGAATAATGCTCATCATCATTGGAATGTTAAAGCTGTTGAACTAG